A genomic region of Bifidobacteriaceae bacterium contains the following coding sequences:
- a CDS encoding ABC transporter permease: protein MTTAFMAAPVERQYQSRVGHKLTFAGIVKSEWIKIRSLRSTWWCGLLMVVLPIGFTALLVPSVVGSFDGGVNLPVGDDGYAVSVANNGLFAIGEVIAIVLGALAVTNEFGSGSIRSTLAAVPRRGPVLAAKAIVVALVTAAFAVVGLAGSLAVSAGVIAANGYTPQFGPDALKMAVGVVFYLVVTALVGLGLGFCLRSSAGAIASGIGLYLILPNVMMIGATKELVARAIELLPSQAGEWASRMTSMVNPEDPLLGGYWGAIACLAAWAAVALVGGYIVFKERDA, encoded by the coding sequence GCACAAACTGACCTTCGCCGGGATTGTCAAGTCGGAATGGATCAAGATCCGCTCGCTGCGTTCAACCTGGTGGTGCGGACTCCTGATGGTTGTGCTCCCGATCGGGTTCACGGCGTTGCTGGTCCCGAGCGTGGTCGGCTCGTTCGACGGCGGCGTCAATCTGCCGGTGGGGGACGACGGCTACGCGGTCAGCGTGGCCAACAACGGACTCTTCGCGATCGGCGAAGTCATCGCCATTGTCCTTGGCGCCCTGGCCGTCACCAACGAGTTCGGCTCCGGCTCGATCCGCTCCACGTTGGCGGCCGTGCCCCGCCGGGGCCCCGTCCTGGCCGCCAAGGCCATTGTGGTCGCACTGGTGACGGCCGCCTTCGCGGTTGTCGGCTTGGCCGGCAGCCTGGCGGTTTCCGCCGGGGTCATCGCCGCCAACGGGTACACGCCCCAATTCGGCCCGGACGCCCTCAAGATGGCGGTCGGAGTGGTCTTCTACCTGGTGGTCACCGCCCTGGTGGGCTTGGGCCTGGGCTTCTGCCTGCGTTCCAGCGCGGGGGCGATCGCCTCCGGGATTGGCCTATACCTGATCCTGCCCAACGTGATGATGATCGGCGCCACCAAGGAACTGGTCGCCCGCGCCATCGAGTTGCTGCCCAGCCAAGCCGGCGAATGGGCCAGCCGGATGACCTCGATGGTCAACCCTGAAGACCCGCTGTTGGGCGGCTACTGGGGCGCTATCGCGTGTCTGGCCGCCTGGGCCGCCGTCGCGCTGGTCGGCGGTTACATTGTCTTCAAGGAGCGCGACGCCTGA